GGTGGAATGGGTGATAACGAGCATGATTTTCTTTTTCATGATGGTTTCCCCCGTGGAAAGTTAAAAGATCAGACCGTTCATTTGGCCTCTTTATCGAAGGAACGGCAGAACATTGGTGAACTTCAGAAAAACAAGCAGGAGCAGAACGGCCAGACCCCGTTTCAGGAAGACCTCGGGGAGTTTCTTCTGGATCTTCGGCCCGATCTTTCCGCCGATGATCGCTCCCGCCGCGATGAGTGCGGCCATGGTCCAGTCCGGCGGATAGCCCATCAGGGCGTAACGGGCGACGCCGCCGATGGAGGTGGCAAAGGTCCCGCAGAGTGAGATCGGAACGGCCAGGTACATGGGAAATCCCATGACCGATGTCATGAAGGGGACAAGCATGAAACCGCCCCCCACGCCGAAGGCCGATGCGATACAGCCGATGACGATTCCACCGAAGAAGAGCGTAATCGGATTTGCGCGGAACTTCTCGCCCCAGAAGGTGAAATCGATTCCCATCGGCTGGAACCGGTCGATCCGGACGGCGCCCATCTCCGCCGTCCGCCCTTCGGCCCGGGCCTGTTTAACGGCTTCGTTGTATTTGGCCACGATGGCCTTGATTCCCTTCTTTTTGTTGATTCCCTTGCTGGTCGATTCCAGCCAGAGCTTGACTGCGAGGATCAGGCAGAAGAAACCCAGATAGAATTTATAGGCCTTCATCGGAAGGTAACGGGCCGAGTAGGTTGGGCCGATCCAGAAAGAGCCGATCAGAATTCCCGAAACGAAACAGAGGGCCACGGGCCAGGCAAGCCGCCGTTCCTTGAAATAGCCCCAGACGCCCGTGATGGGCGAGAAGATGGTCAAAAATAGGTTGGTCGGCTTGACCATGTTGGCGGCGTTGATTCCGATCATCCCCTGCGTTCCGAGGACGATGATCTGAAAGGCGGCGGTAAAGAGGCCTCCGGCCGCTCCCATGATGACGAACATGATCCCGATCAAAAGAGCGCCGAGAAAGACCACAAGAGGGTTCATGTAGGTCCCGGCGGCTTTGAAATAATAGCCGCTGCCGGTGATTTTAAAGTCTCCGGCGATTTGACCGTTGACCGTCACCGCCAGGTCCGTTCCGGGGGCCAGGTTCCGATTGGGGATCAGGGTAACGGAATAGTCTCCCGTTGATTTGTCGAGGCGGAGATGGACGTCCCGATTCCATTTCTCCGGGCTTTCAGAGAAGTCGCTCAGGACCATCCGGGTGCTTCCGCCGCCGATCGGTTTCTCCTTCGAAATCGTGTTCATCCCGAACTTGTCTTCGTGGGCGAAGATCAGCATCTTCCACTGGGCCTCGGTCCGGATGGGGGTGAGCATGGATCGGATTTTCGGGGGGATCTTCGTCCAGGGTTTGATCTTGTTGATTTTAACATCGTACCTGAAGGGGGGGAACCATTTGCCCCTCGAGATCATTTGCGGGTGTGCCAGTGCATCGGGCCTGTTGGTCACGATGTAGCAGGTCGGCGGAATTTCGGTCTCTCCGAATTTGTCCGCGAGTTTCTTTTTCTCTTGGGTTCCCATTGAGTCGGAACTTTGGAACCCTTTTTCGGCGGCAATTACCACGAAAAGGTCTTCCCCCGGCGGGATCCGTCCCTGCACGGTCATTGCCTCTCCGGCTCGCAACTGTTCCGTGGAGAGTCTGCCCGTGATCTCCGAGGCTGTTACGGAACCGATCGGCCACAGAACCGATGCGACCCAGATCAGGAGTACTGTAAAGAGTTTCTTGCGATTCATGTCTCTCTCCATCCGTGCCCCTTCCATTCGGGCGGGGAGTGCGGCCGGTGATGAACCACTCATCATTTACGGCTTTGAATAGCGTTCGATGACGGCATCGAGTCTTTTCAGAGGGGGTTCCACCCCGTCATAGAGGATCCCTCCTTCCGCTTCCACCGTTTCGATAAATTCCTTGCCGCTGACGATTACCGTGTCTTCCGGTTCCATGAGGCGGCCGTTGATCAGTACGGCGGCCGGCGCCGGATCGTCCGGTTTCCGCTGATCGTCGGGAAGGGTTTCCATCCGGACATTTTTGTAGGCCTCCATCAGAACGATCGCCATGTCCATGTAAATGCGGCACCGGCCGGCCGGCGGCTGCTTGTTGATGATCTTGATCGTTATAGATGGGTTCACGGGCGGTCTCCTTCCTAAATATAGTTGATGCCGGATCTTTATTTTTGCAATTTACGGTTCCATATGAAAAAAGATATATCAGGTCGAAAAGGAAACTCAATTAAGAAATATTTTGGAAGCTCCAAGTAGATTTTATGGATTCGCAAAGAGTTTACCAAACGTTGTTTTATTTTACGAAAAATGCTGAAAAAAATTTCTTGACATCGCCTTCGGAGATCTATATATTAGCAACCCGTTATATCCCAGAATGTATTCCGGGTAGTAGCTTGCGCTGTTTTACTTAAAGATCAAGATCAAAAAATCATCTGCAAGAATATGACGAAAGAACCAAGCTGATTTTTGCATTAGTATTTCGTTATATTCTTATGTCTGTGAATTCCGGTTTCGATCCTTGGTTTCCGTCTTAGCAGTGGATGAAAGGTCGCCGGGTCCTGTCGCATTATTCGGGTTTTAAATGATCACATTTGTTTTTCCGATCCGAAGCTGTTTCCGGAGGGGCAATCGTTAAGATGAAGTTGCAATCCTGCCTGAAAGCAAAGAGATCCGAGATTCTGACAAGATGGCACCGGGTGATCACCGATAGCTATTCCTCTGAGTCTGTTCCGTTTCTCAATAATCCGGATCCCTTTGCCAATCCTGTTGGAACGACCCTTCTGAAATCGATGGAAACTCTTCTGGATGAACTTCTATCCGGAGCGTCTCCTGATCGGCTGGCTCCTGTCCTCGACCGGATTCTCCGCATCCGGGCCGTGCAGGATTTTCTCCCTTCCCAGGCGCTTGCCTTTCTTCCAGCTCTGAAGGATGTGGTCCGGGAGGTGATCGGAGAGGAGGAGACGGATCCGGTCTCCGAGGAGGTCAGGGAATTCGATGCATTGGTGGATCGGCTGACTCTCCTTGCCGTGGATATTTATGTGAAGTGCAGGGAGACCATTTATGAAATCCGGGTCCGGGAGTTCAAGGACCGGGCCTATAAACTCCTGGAACGAGCCGATCTGGTTTGTGCAGCCGCCCCGGATTCTTCGGGAGGATTGTGAGGATTTGAAACCGGAAAACGAGAAGGACTATTTCAGAGAGGTAAACGTCAGATGAGAATTTTGCTTCCTTTGATCGCAGTCGTTGTTCTGGGTGCCGTCGCATTTTTGGGGGTGCAGACAGCGGGTTTACAATACTTCTTCGGGGTTGTGATCCCTTATGCAGCACTGGCGATATTTTTGTTGGGCGTGATCTACAGGATTCTGAGGTGGGCGGCTTCTCCGGTTCCCTTCAGAATCCCGACGACCTGCGGCCAGGAGAAATCTCTTCCCTGGATCAAAACGGATCCTCTGGAGAGCCCGAACGGCACGGCGGGTGTTATAGGCCGTATGGCGCTGGAGGTCTTTTTTTTCCGTTCCCTTTTCAGGAACCTGAAGTTCAGGTACAAGGCGGGCGATGGTTCAAATCCTTCCCTGACCTACCGCCGGACTCTCTGGCTCTGGCTCTTCGGTCTCACCTTCCACTGGTCCTTCCTCTTTGTTTTTGTCCGCCACCTTCGACTTTTTACACAGCCGATCCCCGCTTTTGTCTCGGCGATGAACGGCTGGGATGCAGGCCTTTCCAACATACTGCAACACTTTAATGTGCCCCCGCTTCATCTTGTCAATATCGTCGGTGCACCTCCCCTGCTGATCTCCGATGTGATCCTTGTAACGGCCGTGACGCTCCTTTTCCTCCGGAGGGTCTTGATCCCGCAGGTCCGCTATATCTCTCTTCCCGCCGATTATTTTCCGCTGTTCCTCATTTTCGCGATTGCGCTGAGCGGGATCTGTATGCGCTATTTTTTCAAGGTCGATGTGATTCATATCAAGGAACTGACGATGGGACTTGCCACCTTTCATCCGGTCGTCCCGGAGGGGATCGACGCCATATTTTTTGTGCATCTGCTTCTTGTCTGTACACTTTTTGCCTACTTTCCGTTCAGTAAGCTGGTCCATATGGCAGGGGTTTTTATGAGTCCTACGAGGAATCTGGCGAATAACAGCCGGGCAAAAAGGCATGTGAATCCCTGGAATTACCCGGTCAAGCTGCACTCCTATGAAGAGTATGAGGATGAGTATAGGGAACTGATGAAGAAGGCAGGTATTCCCGTGGAGAAGGATTAGAGACTATGGCTAAATACGTTGAGAAACCGGAAGAAACCGCACTGATCAATCATCAACCTCCGAAAACCGGGTGGATGGAAACGCCGACGGAGTTCCGTCCGGGCAATTGGTGCTACGGCGGAAAACCCTCGGTACTTGAAGTGCTCGGGATTCCGAATCCGAGGGAGTGGAAGCCGACGGATGAGGACTGGAAGCTTCCGGCAAACTGGAAGGAGATCATTTACGAAGGATTGAAGGATCGCCTGAGTAAATACAGATCGTTTAAAGTCTTTCTCGACATCTGTGTTCGTTGCGGCGCCTGTGCGGATAAGTGCCACTTCTTTCTCGGGACCGGGGATCCGAAGAATATGCCCGTCCTTCGTGTGGAGCTTCTCCGTTCGGTTTACCGGAAGGATTTCACCCTGGCCGGAAAGATCCTCGGAAAAATTGCCGGGGCCCGGACCTTGACGAAGGATGTTGTGAAGGAGTGGTTTTCCTACTATTACCAGTGTACGGAATGCCGCCGCTGTTCCGTGTTCTGCCCCTACGGGATTGATACGGCGGAGATCACGATGATGGCGCGGGAACTGCTTCACCTGGTCGGTGTCAATATCAACTGGGCGCTGGAACCGGCGGCCAAATGCTTTCAGACCGGGAACCATATGGGGCTCCAACCGCACACCTTCAAGGACAGTATTGATTCCCTTTGTGAAGACATCGAAGATATAACAGGGGTTCATATCGAGGTTCCGCTGAACAAGAAAGGGGCGGATGTCCTCTTTATTACGCCATCCGCCGATGTCTTCGCGGACCCGGGGATCTACACCTTCATGGGGTATCTCCTCTTGTTTGAACATATCGGTTTGAATTATACCATGAGTACCTATGCCTCCGAGGGCGGGAATTTCGGTCTCTTTAATTCCCAGGAGATCATGAAACGATTAAATGCCAAAATGTACGCGGAGGCAAAGAGGTTAGGTGTGAAGTGGATTCTGGGCGGGGAATGCGGACACATGTGGCGGGTGGTCCATCAATACATGGATACGATGAACGGCCCCGCAGACTTCCTGGAGGTGCCGGTCTCTCCGGTTACGGGGACACGATTCGATAACGCCGCCTCCACCAAAATGGTACACATCGCTGAATTTACCGCCGACCTTATTAAACATAACAAGTTGAAACTCGATCCGAGCCGGAACAACCACCGAAAGACGACCTTCCATGATTCCTGCAATCCCGCCCGTGCGATGGGCATTCTTGAAGAACCGAGATACATCCTGAAACATGTCTGCAACCACTTCACCGAGATGCCGAAAAACACGATTCGGGAGAAGACCTTCTGCTGCGGAAGCGGGACAGGACTGAATACGGACGAGTACATGGATATCCGGATGCGGGGCGGGCTTCCCCGCGCGAACGCAGTCCGGCATGTCCATGAGCAAAACGATGTCGATCTTTTGACCTGTATCTGTGCTATTGATCGGGCGACCCTCACCCCTCTGATGCGGTACTGGGTTCCCGGCGTGGAGGTCTCCGGCCTGCATGAGCTGGTCGGGAATGCCCTCGTGATGGAGGGGGAACAGGAACGGAGCACCGATTTGCGGGAAGATCCTCTGGAGGGGATGGAGGATGTTTAGCCGGGCCGGATATCCGGCTTCATCCGGTGGACAATAATTCAAAATTATGAGAAGAGGTTTGGACCTCTTGATTTTCTTTAATCACACATGTTATGGAGGATTCAAGAATGGCAACACTTGAAGTCAATGGAAAACAGTATGAACTGGATGAAGACGGTTTTCTGGCGGACATGAGCGAATGGAATGAGGACATTGCCGTTGCTCTGGCCAAGACCGAAAGCGTTGAAATGACCGAAGCCCATTGGGAGGTCGTCAATTTTCTGCGTGACTATTATGCCGAGTACAAAATTGCTCCTATGATCCGGATTCTGACCAAGGCGATCGGTAAGAAGCTGGGCAAGGAGAAAGGGAACACCAAGTATCTCTACGAGCTCTACCCGGCGGGACCGGCCAAGCAGGCCTGTAAAATTGCAGGGCTGCCCAAACCGACCGGTTGTGTGTAAAAGCAGACGGCGGGGTTCCTCCCGCCTTATTATTTCGATAAGAAAAGACCGGAGGGGGATGTTGAATCGTCGTCCCCGGTTACTCAAACGTACCTTTGCAGGCTGAGGGGGTACGGGGAATGGCGGGCTCTTTCGGGTTCATGTGGAAGAGCAACGATATCTTTTTATACTTATGATGGAGGGGAGATGAAATTCGGAATTCTCATTCAGGAAGGCCCCTATAATCACCAGGCTTCGGATAGCGCTTATAATTTCATCCAGGCGTCACTGGAGAAAGGGCACGAGATCACCGGCGTATTCTTCTATAATGACGGTGTCATCAATACCACGAAGCTGATGGACATCCCTGCAGACGACCGGCACATCAGTAAACGCTGGTCTGAGTTGGGGGCGAAGGGGATCCAGTTAATCGTCTGCGTGGCGGCGGCCAAACGGCGGGGGATCAATCCCGACGTGTTGATTGATAATGCCCGTATCGACGGACTGGGGCAGCTCAGTGAGCTTTGTATTGAATCCGACCGATTGATCACGTTCGGTGACTGATCGTCTCAGAAAGGAGCCGGAGACTCAAATGGAAGAACAAGCGCCAAGGAAAATTATGTTTGTGAATCGAAAGGCACCGCATGGTTCCATCTATGCCTACGAAGGACTGGAAGTCATTCTCATCTTTGGGGCCTATGACCAGGAAATCAGCGCTGCATTTCTGGATGATGCCGTCCTTTCGTTGAAAAAAGGTCAGGATACATCTGAAATCGGGACCAAGGAGTTTTCTGCGACCTTCCGTGTGTTGGAAGCCTACGGGGTGGAAAACCGTTACGTGGAGAGGGAATCTCTGGAACAGCGCGGGCTGACGGAGGAAGACTTGGTCATGGATGTGGACGTTGTTGATGGAGCGACCCTCCGGAAATATATGGGAGAACAAGACGTCCTGCTGCCCTTTTAGTGATGTGGATACCTGCAAGGAGGAAGAACATTGCTGCATATCGTGAATAAATCACCATTTAAATACAGAAATCTGGATACCTGCGTACGCGTCTCTGAGAAAGAGGACCCAATCATTCTCATTGAAGATGGTGTCTACGCCGCCCTGAAGGGGTCCAGTATTGAAGGGCTCATGAAGAAGACCCTGGAGGACCACCCTGTTTTTGCAATCCGGGCGGATCTCAAGGCCCGGGGAATCGACGAGGTTATGGAGGGGGTAGAAGTCTGTGATTACTCCTGCTTTGTGGATATGGTGGAAAAGCATGTCCCCTATTCCTGGCTTTGAGTCTGGATGAGGAATGACAAAGCGGCGGCGAAGAAGCTGCTTCGGGAAGGCCGTTACCCGGAAATTCTCAGTCGTCTTGGAGAGAAGCGAAGGACCGTTCGTCTGCTCCGGTCTCTCCTGTATGAAGATGAACGGATCATAAAATGGCGGGCCGTGACCATGTTCGGCCGGTTGGCCCGGGAAAACCCGGAACTGATCATTCCGGAAGTGGATCGACTCATCTGGTCCCTGAATGATGAAGCCGGGAGTATTGGACGAAGCGCACCGGAAACCCTGGGTGAAATTGCCCGGAACAATGCACGGATCGCCCGGGATGGGGGAAAGGTCGTTGTTCACTACATTGAAGATACAGAGACCTGCCGTCCTCCGAACCGGAATCTCGAAATTCTTGTCGGTGTCCTCTGGGCGATAGGGAGAATCGGTGAACGGCGGCCGGAGGAGGTGGAGGAGGTCCTTACAACGGTCGAGAGCTTCTGTAAAGACCCGGACGCCAATGTCCGGGGGCATGCTCTCTGGGCTCTTGGACGAACGCGGGTGGCCGGATTTATTGAATCGATTCGAAATTGCATGGATGACGCCGGCAGTGTAATTATCTACGAAGATGAATGGTTAAGGTCTTGTACCGTGGGACAACTCGCGCAGGACGCTTTGCGACAATAGAAACAGCCGGGCGAACAAGTCGCCTGAAAATGATACGGAAAGGGTGACAACAAAAAAGGTGAAGAAGTGTGAATTTTTATCATTATTTTTTCCCTCTGGATTCTACTGCGGAGGGGCGGAGGAAAGGAGAGCTACGGTATGGCAGATCAAAAATTAAGAGAAACTCCTCTTCTTGACGAGTTGAAGAAAGGCCCCTGGCCGAGTTTCGTCAACGACATGAAGAAGATGGCCGAACGGAAACCGATGATCAATGATCTTCTGGGACAGCTTGAGCTTTCTTACAAGGAGAAAAAGGGGCATTGGAAGCATGGTGGGCTCGTTGGCGTCATGGGATACGGCGGCGGGGTCATTGGGCGTTATTCCGATGCCGCCGAGCAGTTCCCCGCCTGTGCGCATTTCCATACCATTCGTGTGAACCAGCCTTCCGGATGGTTTTACACTTCTGCGGCTCTCCGTGAACTTTGTGATATCTGGGACCGGCATGGATCGGGTATGACGAACATGCATGGATCCACGGGCGACTGCGTCTTCCTGGGAACGACCACGGACGAGCTGGAGCCGATCTTTGCCGAGCTGACCGCCAAGGACTGGGATTTGGGCGGGTCCGGCTCCGATGTCCGGACGCCGAGCTGCTGTAACGGGATGGCCCGCTGTGAATATGCCTGCTACGATACCATGGATGCCTGTTATAACTTTACCATGGAGTATCAGGATGAGCTGCATCGTCCGGCCTTCCCTTATAAATGGAAGTTCAAATTCTCCGGTTGTCCCAATGATTGCGTGGCCTCGATTGCCCGTTCCGATATGTCCGTGATCGGGACTTGGCGGGATGATATCCGGATCGATCAGGCTGCCGTGCAAGAATATGCCGACAGCGGCATGGAGATTCGTTCGGATGTGATTCGCAAATGTCCGACCTCCTGCATGAGCTACGACGGCAAGGAGATCACGATCGACAACAAGAACTGCACTCGCTGCATGCACTGCATCAATGTCATGCCCAAAGCCCTTCGGCCCGGACTGGACAAGGGGGCGACGCTGCTGATCGGTGCCAAGGCCCCGATTATTGAAGGAGCGCTTCTCGCCACGGTTCTCGTTCCCTTTATCAAGATGGACAAGGAGGATGATTACCAGGAATTCAAGGACCTGATCGAGCGGATCTGGGATTTCTGGGATGACCATGGTGTGAATCGTGAACGGATCGGTGAATGTATTGAGCGTGTAGGGCTGGGGAATTTCCTCGAAGCAATCGAGGCCGATCCTCTGCCGGAGCATGTCAAGCATCCTCGTACGAACCCCTACATCTTCTACGATGAATATTTTGAGGAAGTGGATGACGCCGAGGCGGAGAAAGCATGATGCTTTCGGCAGGCAGTGGGGAGAATGCAAAGAGATAACGATTTTGAATTGATCATACACATTAGGAGGAAAAGGAAATGGCTGAACCTGCAGCACCGAGAAAAACCGATATCGGACCGCCTCAATATGACCAGTTTCTCCATCCGGTCATTAAGAAGAACTACGGAAAGTGGAAATACCACGAGATTCTGAAACCGGGCGTCATGGTCCATGTCTCCGAAACGGGCGACAAGATCTATTCTATTCGTGTGGGGTCCCCCCGCCTGATCAGTGTCGATGTGATTCGGATGTTTGCCGATATGGCCGACAAGTATTGTGACGGATATCTTCGTTTTACGAGCCGGAACAATGTCGAGTTCCTGACCGACAAGGAAGGGAATATCGATCCTCTGATCAAGGACATTCAGGCCAACGGTTTTCCCGTGGGCGGAACGGGAAACTCCATTTCAAATATTATTCACACCCAGGGATGGGTTCATTGTCACTCTGCGGCAACCGATGTTTCTGGTGTGGTGAAAGCGACGATGGACGACCTCTATGAGTACTTTGTGGAGATGAAACTTCCCCACAAGATCAAGATTGCGGCGGCTTGCTGCCTCAATATGTGTGGGGCCGTTCACTGCTCCGATATTGCCATTCTGGGGATTCACCGGCGTCCGCCTCAGATCGACGACGCGCAAGTTTCAAACGTCTGTGAGATTCCGACGACCGTTTCGTCCTGTCCCACGGCGGCGATTCGTCCGACGACGGTTGAAGGCAAGCAGACCGTCAAGGTTGACGGCGACCGGTGCATGTTCTGTGCGAACTGCTACACGGTCTGCCCGGCCATGCCGATTGCCGATCCGCTGAACGACGGCATCTCGATCTGGGTCGGCGGCAAGGTCTCCAATGCCCGTTCGGAGCCTATGTTCACGAAGCTGGCGGTTCCCTTTATTCCGAACAATCCGCCCCGCTGGCCGGAAGTGACTGAGGCGATCAAGAAGATCGTTGAGGTCTATGCCGCCGGTGCACAGCGTTACGAACGGCTTGGGGAATGGATTGACCGTATCGGCTGGCCGCAATTCTTTGATCTGACCGGATTTGAATTCACGAAATATCATATTGATGATTTCAGGCATGCAGGCGAGACCTTCCATCGGTCCGCCCAGATCAAATTCAAATAGGAGAATGATTATGTCGGAAATGACGACCGAGCAGATTGCGGATGAGATGTTCAACCTGGTGAAGGAGTATGCAGGGAAGAAGCGTTTCAAGGCGACCGACCTCACCAAAGAAGTTATTGCCAAGCATGGTGACAGTGTCAACAAAAAGGCCTGCAAGGCAGCGCTTCGTACCTTAATGGATTCCGGACGCTGTGTTTACGGCTATGCCGGTGGGAGTTTTATTTCACTTCCCGGGATAGAAGGTGCAGCCAAGTAATCAAGGCGCTTTCATCGGACTGATCTTATGATTCGTTATTGAATGTGTTTGAACGGATAGCCGGTCGACGCGGGACCCAAGGTCGGCTCTGTCGGGTGTCCGGCTATCTTTTCCTCTTTTGCGGAACAAAGTTCCGCAAAAGAGGAAAAGCAGACGTACAGGCTGGTCAGTGAGTGTGTAGATTGTCAACCCTCCGGGATCGTAATAAAGCCTCAGACAATGTAACCGTAAAGAAGGGATTGCAAGGCAATCATATTCAGGTAACCTTTTAAATAAGGAGTGTATTATGGCGATTGTGGTGAGAAAAATACAGCGCAAGATCGGACTGAGGCGGGGCGGCAGGGGAACGCAGACATCGACGCAACGGCCGCAGTATAATTTGAAGGAGTCTCCCTGTATTCATGCTTGTCCGAGCGGTGAGGATATCCGTGCGTATCTGGTGCAGATTGCCCAGACCGAAAAATATGACTGGTCCTATGATGATGCCTTCAAAGAAGCCTGGTATACGATCACGGACAAGAACCCCTTTCCCGCCGTTATGGGAAGGGTCTGTCCTCACCCTTGTGAAAGTGAGTGCAACCGGAAAGACAAGGATGCCGCCGTGGGGATCAACAACATGGAGCGGTTCATCGGTGACTATGGTATCAAGAATAAACTGAAACTGAAGAAGGTGGACGGAGAGGGTGGTTCGGAAAAAGTCGCCGTGGTTGGTGCCGGTCCTTCCGGGCTTTCCTGTGCATACCAGTTAGCCCGTCGGGGTTATTCCGTAACGGTATTCGAAATGTTTGACAAGGGAGGCGGGATGCTTCGTTTCGGGATCCCCGTCTACCGCCTTCCCGATGATGTTCTCGATGCTGAAATTCAGCGGATCGCTGAGATGGGGGTTGAGATTAAGTACAACACCAAGATCGGTCGGGATATCACCTTTGCGGATTTGAAGAAGGATTATAAGGCGATCTATCTCTCCATCGGTGCGCACACCGGATGGGATATGAATATCCCCGGTGAGGATGCCGGGAATGTATTGACCGGCGCCGATTATCTCCACAAAATCAATGCCGGGGAAAAGGTGGAAATCGGGAATAAGGTGGTGGTGATCGGTGGTGGTGATACCGCTATTGATGCCGCCATGACTTCACTCCGCCTTGGGGCGGATGTTACGCTTCTTTATCGGCGGACCCGGAACGAGATGCCGGCCATCGACCATGATATTACCCTGGCCGAAGAGGAAGGGATCAATTTTGAATTTCTGTCTGCTCCGGTGGAGGTGATCAAAAACGGAGACGGGAAGGCGACGGCACTGAAATGCCTTAAGATGGAATTAGGTGAACCGGATGATTCGGGCCGTAGAAGGCCGGTCCCGATCGAAGGTTCGGAGTATACCGTTGATGCGACGGCTATCATCTCCGCCATTGGCCAGGCCCCGGATTGGGAAGGCCTGGATTCCTTTAAAAACGAAAAAGGCTGGATTACCGCCGACGATCACGGGATTACGGAAACGGCCGGTGTCTTTGCCGGGGGGGATGTGACGGTCGGATTGGGCATTGCCACGCAGGCTATTGGTCTCGGGCGGAAGACGGCGGAAGCTATTCATCATTTTCTTCGGGACGAAGAGGTTCCGGAACCGGAAACGCTGCCGGTTGTTCATTCCGATGCCATGAACCTCGGTCATTATGTTTCGCTGGAACGGCAGAATGAAAAATACCTTCCGGCGGATGATCGGAAGACCAATTTCAATGAGCTGCGCTTTGCCTTGACCGAGGAACAGGCGATTGAAGAGGCGAAACGATGCATGAGCTGTGGCCGATGTTTTGACTGTGACAACTGTTTTACCTTCTGTTCCGACAGTGCTGTCAAGAAGCTTGATAAAAATGAAAATCCCTTCGGTCAGCATTATAAATTTGTCCTCGATACCTGTCAGGGATGCAAAAAGTGTGCGGAAGAATGTCCTTGCGGCTACATTGATATGGTCTGAACCTCCGGGGGAAGAACCACGGTAATCCATGATGTTGCCGTCCGGGCTTGGCCGTGCTGAAAAAGAGTTCCGGGTGTTGTTCACGGAACAAGCTTTTTGTTTGCTGCCGGGTATGACGAGATCCACAAGGAGTCAAAATGGAAGAAATTACGTTCAATGAAATCATCAGCTATGCGAAGATCGCGGAAGAGAATGCGAAAAGCTTTTATTTGAATGCCGCAGAAGAGATGGAACAGCGAAATGTGAAAGAATATCTTGAAACGCTGGCGGCGGAGGAGCAGACTCACATTAACCGCCTTGAGGCCCTG
Above is a window of Deltaproteobacteria bacterium DNA encoding:
- a CDS encoding sulfite exporter TauE/SafE family protein, encoding MNRKKLFTVLLIWVASVLWPIGSVTASEITGRLSTEQLRAGEAMTVQGRIPPGEDLFVVIAAEKGFQSSDSMGTQEKKKLADKFGETEIPPTCYIVTNRPDALAHPQMISRGKWFPPFRYDVKINKIKPWTKIPPKIRSMLTPIRTEAQWKMLIFAHEDKFGMNTISKEKPIGGGSTRMVLSDFSESPEKWNRDVHLRLDKSTGDYSVTLIPNRNLAPGTDLAVTVNGQIAGDFKITGSGYYFKAAGTYMNPLVVFLGALLIGIMFVIMGAAGGLFTAAFQIIVLGTQGMIGINAANMVKPTNLFLTIFSPITGVWGYFKERRLAWPVALCFVSGILIGSFWIGPTYSARYLPMKAYKFYLGFFCLILAVKLWLESTSKGINKKKGIKAIVAKYNEAVKQARAEGRTAEMGAVRIDRFQPMGIDFTFWGEKFRANPITLFFGGIVIGCIASAFGVGGGFMLVPFMTSVMGFPMYLAVPISLCGTFATSIGGVARYALMGYPPDWTMAALIAAGAIIGGKIGPKIQKKLPEVFLKRGLAVLLLLVFLKFTNVLPFLR
- a CDS encoding menaquinol oxidoreductase, yielding MRILLPLIAVVVLGAVAFLGVQTAGLQYFFGVVIPYAALAIFLLGVIYRILRWAASPVPFRIPTTCGQEKSLPWIKTDPLESPNGTAGVIGRMALEVFFFRSLFRNLKFRYKAGDGSNPSLTYRRTLWLWLFGLTFHWSFLFVFVRHLRLFTQPIPAFVSAMNGWDAGLSNILQHFNVPPLHLVNIVGAPPLLISDVILVTAVTLLFLRRVLIPQVRYISLPADYFPLFLIFAIALSGICMRYFFKVDVIHIKELTMGLATFHPVVPEGIDAIFFVHLLLVCTLFAYFPFSKLVHMAGVFMSPTRNLANNSRAKRHVNPWNYPVKLHSYEEYEDEYRELMKKAGIPVEKD
- a CDS encoding (Fe-S)-binding protein, which gives rise to MAKYVEKPEETALINHQPPKTGWMETPTEFRPGNWCYGGKPSVLEVLGIPNPREWKPTDEDWKLPANWKEIIYEGLKDRLSKYRSFKVFLDICVRCGACADKCHFFLGTGDPKNMPVLRVELLRSVYRKDFTLAGKILGKIAGARTLTKDVVKEWFSYYYQCTECRRCSVFCPYGIDTAEITMMARELLHLVGVNINWALEPAAKCFQTGNHMGLQPHTFKDSIDSLCEDIEDITGVHIEVPLNKKGADVLFITPSADVFADPGIYTFMGYLLLFEHIGLNYTMSTYASEGGNFGLFNSQEIMKRLNAKMYAEAKRLGVKWILGGECGHMWRVVHQYMDTMNGPADFLEVPVSPVTGTRFDNAASTKMVHIAEFTADLIKHNKLKLDPSRNNHRKTTFHDSCNPARAMGILEEPRYILKHVCNHFTEMPKNTIREKTFCCGSGTGLNTDEYMDIRMRGGLPRANAVRHVHEQNDVDLLTCICAIDRATLTPLMRYWVPGVEVSGLHELVGNALVMEGEQERSTDLREDPLEGMEDV
- a CDS encoding TusE/DsrC/DsvC family sulfur relay protein, with translation MATLEVNGKQYELDEDGFLADMSEWNEDIAVALAKTESVEMTEAHWEVVNFLRDYYAEYKIAPMIRILTKAIGKKLGKEKGNTKYLYELYPAGPAKQACKIAGLPKPTGCV
- the tusD gene encoding sulfurtransferase complex subunit TusD, whose amino-acid sequence is MKFGILIQEGPYNHQASDSAYNFIQASLEKGHEITGVFFYNDGVINTTKLMDIPADDRHISKRWSELGAKGIQLIVCVAAAKRRGINPDVLIDNARIDGLGQLSELCIESDRLITFGD
- the tusC gene encoding sulfurtransferase complex subunit TusC encodes the protein MEEQAPRKIMFVNRKAPHGSIYAYEGLEVILIFGAYDQEISAAFLDDAVLSLKKGQDTSEIGTKEFSATFRVLEAYGVENRYVERESLEQRGLTEEDLVMDVDVVDGATLRKYMGEQDVLLPF
- the dsrH gene encoding sulfurtransferase complex subunit TusB → MLHIVNKSPFKYRNLDTCVRVSEKEDPIILIEDGVYAALKGSSIEGLMKKTLEDHPVFAIRADLKARGIDEVMEGVEVCDYSCFVDMVEKHVPYSWL